ATGCGGTTcagtggtggaggtcggtGTTTTTGTTGATGCGTAGCGTGCACGCGTCTTTTGGTGATACAGGGCCAAGGCTCAGGGGCAAAatgagggcgagtgggCATCTGTTGATGAAGAAGACCTGCAGGCAGTGTCATGGTGTCAGCGGCCACCACGTCCATGGCCTGATACCAGTTTGCAAGTCTGCTGCAGTCTGCAGTCTACGCATGAGTGAGGTGCTGGTCAATGGTATGTCTTCACAGACtaggaagggggagggtgtAAGAGTGGTGAAGAGTGCAGGTTACCGGGGTTGTCGGCTTTagaagaggaggaccgAGTAAGTGGTAGATATGACTTTGACTAGTCAAGTTACCGTTTATACTTCGCACACCATACATTCTTCTTTGCTCCCAATCTATCCCAATTAGCAACTTGAGCAAACCAATCTCCAATCATTCCAACTTGGCCACCGTTGCACCGTAAAGGTTGTTGATCAAAACTCGACGCATAATCCAACAAAGTGCCCAACAACAGACGGTCCTTGCCACTTTCCATCCTATCCCTCCCAAACCCAtcttccttctccccacccccccccccctcctccaactGCAATCCCTTGCTCATCATGGACCCAGCCCTTTTAAAGTCATCTTTTCATCCGTCCCCCCAAGACGATAACAAACCCCAAGCCCTCTCCCCCACACCGACAGTCTCCACTCCAACCACTACAGTCACTGCACCGGCCTCGGCCCAGCAACCCTCTGCTGACTCATTACCCGACGGGGCTTCGGCGTCCAACAAGCCCTTTCAGAccatggacgacgacggcgacatgtcagacggcggcgctgacGGTGCCAagcgccctcgcctccgTCTGGCACATGCATGTGACCGCTGCCGCAAACGCAAAATTCGCTGCGATACCCAGCAGCCGTGCGGCCCATGCTCGGCAACCAAGAACGAGTGCACCTTCAACACGCCAAGTCGTCGAGTGGCCAAGCCAAAGCCCAGTTCGCGttcgtcctcggccacgGGCCTCAAGAGGCCtcactcgccctcgcgcggcAGCTCGAGCTACCAGGCGTCCCTCGAGGCGCGGTTAGCGacgctcgagtcgctcctccgcgacgtGCCGCCTAACGTGCACAATGCATACCTCTCCACGCTGGATGCACGACTTGCATCGGGCCAGGGCGGAGGTATCGCGCAGGGCAGAGGCGAAGGCACCAGTGTTGGCGCTGAAGCCCTGCTAGGCGGTGGGACGGCAATTGGCGCCGCCTCCTTTAGCCCGAACTTTGGCCTCAAGCCGGACGCTCCCTTCACACCATCCTGGTCTACCAACACTACGATGGCCGGCGCGTGGGCGGGTGGACGCGGCCTTCGCCGACGAGACGAGCGCGCTATGGATGACATGGCCCGTCGCATGGAGAACCTGAGCTTCTTCTACGAAGATGAGATTGGCCAGGCCAAATGGCAGGGTAAGTCGTGTGGGACGATTGCTTTGTGCTGGGCGCGTGTTGACAAATCTCCCAGGCGCCACTTCAGGCTTCCCTCTGCTCGAGATGCTAACCGCCGAACAAGCGGGCggtgacgatgaggaggaggatggtTCCTCTCCCGCCTCAACAGTAGAGGTGCGGCCCACGCGCGCGGccccctcgccgccccATCGCGTTGGCCGAGTCGACAGACGTGCCAGCtcggtcggcggcggccggtCACATTCCAAAGCACGCTCCTCAAGTGCCCACAGCACCAGGAGGGAACGTTTCTTCCCGGACCGCAATCCGCGCCCGCACCAGACGCTCAACCCAGAGGCGAGCTGGAAGGTGATCACAGGGGTCATTCCTCCGGATTTGATGGACACGCTCGTACGGTGTTACCTTTCGACGAGCCACCTCCTTTGGCCTTTCCTGCACGTGCCGTCGTTCCTCGCCGACTACGCCAACCCGCAGCAGTGGGGTGAGCCCGGTTTCGCATGCTTTATTGTTGCCGTGTGCACACTCTCCTCCCGTCATGTCGACGAcccgcgcgtgcgcgccaacCCCGCGGATCCGTCGACCGCCGGCAAGCAGTACTTTGAGCTGTTCAAGCGCCTGCGTGATCTGCCCTCTGCCGACCGCCCGACGCTGTACTCGATTCAGGCCGCGTTCCTGGCCGCGATCTACGCTTTCGGCCTCGGTAATTTAAGCAAGGCGTTTGCGCTCCAAGCCGAGAGTGTCACGTTATGCCTCGATGGCGGCCTGCACCGCAGTGTGGACGCGTACGACCACTTCAACGCAGTGGAGCGCGAAACCCGCAAGCGCACGTTCTGGTCGATTTACGCCTGGGACAAGCAGTCGGCGGCACTGTTCGGCCGCCCCCCCATCATCCACTTGCGTGACtgcgacgtcgacgagccgctcatcaccgacgacgacaacctcaccgtcgacggcgcAAAGGAGCAGCCGAATCCCGAGACGAGCAGGCTATGCGCTTTTGTCGCTGCGATCCGCCTGCACATCGTGCTCGAGGGTGTGATCGACTCATCAGTTCAGGCCTCGGTTTTCCCCACTAGCTCGTTCCTTGCGCGGGCCTCGGCCGTGATTTCACACAGAGCGCCGCTAAGCGATTCGCttcgcgacgaggaggcccTTCTAGAGGAGTGGACGCGTATCCTCCCCAACTACTGGAAATACGACTCGGAGACGGCCAACTCGCGTGACCCGATCCGCATTACCCAGGCCGAGCGGCTACACTgcctcgagcaccttgTCAAGATGATCATCTACCGCCACCGATTCTCGGGCTTCGTCCTTCAGCCAGCCGCAAccgtcgaggaccgcgCGTGTCACCTCGAGTGGTGCAAACGTGCCATGCAGTGTGCACTGACCATCATTGCCGACCATGTCCATATCAGTCAGCGCGGCATGATGACATACTACGGCGTCCACGTCATTCACCAGCTGGCGCAGGCAGGTCGCACGCTGGTCGCAGTCATTTTGAACTGCAAGAACCCCGAGTTCCGCCCTCTGATCTCGCCATCTATTGAGGGTCTGCGCTCGTGCGTTGGCCTCCTGCGTCGCTTTAGCGGTCGCTACCTGTGCGGTCTCCGGTCCGCTGACATTATTGACGAATTTTGTCGAGGTATGTAACCAAGCCACAAACGAGACGTCTCGCTAACTTTAAGTGTGCAACATTCCGGTCGACTCGCCTCGCGTTCCAGACTCGGCTGGccgtccttctcctgcaTGGTTACGTCCGGTCCGCAAGCGTACTTCCCTGTCGCCTGCGCCATCTCATCTGCGCTCGTTGCGTGTTGCCGAGGATCTCCCGTTTATTGGACAGAACCAAGATATGCTTTCGACTCACCCCGAATTGAGTACGGGCGTCGTGCCGACCGATCTCGAATCGCTGTTCAACACGTCTGAGTACTTGGACATCAGTGCCATGGACGTGACGTCACCTGCCAGGAACCCGGGCATCGGTGCGACGCCTGCATCTCTAAACCCGTtcggcctcggtgagcCGTCGGCTCCGTTTGACCGCCTCGAAACGTTGTCGCCCAACGAGAATCTGGGCGGCATTCCGACCGTCTTccagcagcaacagcacCTTcagcaggcgcaggcgcaggcgcaggcgttATTGAACAGCCAGGCGCTCAACGGCTCAACCTCTGCTATGGAGGGCATTCAGCTCAACAGTACCCCGAATGGCGGTTTGGGCAACGGCGACCTGACTGGCGACACCAAGTCGTCGCACGGACTGTGAGTGGAGAATTTTGGGACGATGGCAACCATGCTGATTCCAGTTCTGCGGCGACGATCCTGAGCCTCCTCGAAGAAGGCACCTTTGATTACGGCTCCATTTTCACTGACCAGGCCCCACTCGGCGACTTCACGTTCAGCACGGACGTGATTGCTGAAAATGGCCCCCACTCGGTAGGCAGGTAGGAGCAGTGACGCCCGCATCTGCGACAGGGGAGTGGTCATGTCACCGCCTGTCCAGGTCGCGTGACTCGCTTGTCTGCCGTGTTGATGACGGCAAGACGCGTGCGTGTGGACAAAAAACTTCCATATCGCGCAGAATAGCTCCAACATCCTGTCATGGCGGCATCTTCGTCCTCGTTTTCCTTCTCCTCATATCCGTATGTTCACCTAATGTTCTGAGTACTCTTGTACGTTGCGGAGTGGTTGATTGGGTAGACTATGTATACACCACCATGTACATGTCAGGGACGTATGGAGCGCCACTTtggaaggagaagaagcgggACGATTACTCGACTCGCTTCGTCGCAGCCTAGTACAGCCGGAGATATGAGATCTAAGCGCAATCCGGCAATAGCTGAGAGAGGTCCAGGCAATCCGGGAATCCGAAGCAACATGCTCTAGAGGCACAGGCGCCAAACTTAAGCGTGGGATGTAGTGGACAGCGCAACATCAGGCGCAATCTCTTGATGGGAGCGGGAGGACCGGTGCGGCTTTGAGAATAGCGCTTTGTGACGTCAACCGAGGTCAAAGTTTGTGGAGCGGGAACGTTTCAGCATCATTGCCAGACGGGAGAAAACCGAACCGGGAGGCTGTCGCTACCGCACTTGCGCCACCGGCGACAAGACCTGCACAGCGCACATTGCATACGTGCGGAACCTCCGCTCGTCCGATGTGTGCGTGGCGCAGGTGCCTCATTTGTTACCCAGGCATCGTCCTGGAAGGGCTTGGCAGCTCCACAGATCCACAGACCgccccgagctcgccatTGCCGGGCCTAGACTAACAGTCCACCGGAAAGGATATACACCGTTATGGTTTTGTCCTGGGATGCTTCCTGCCTCACATACTTCACCTGACTTACTTGCCTGAACTCGCTCCGGTGGTGGAGCCACGACTCGCTAGACTCTCGCTACACTCTCCCCCACAGATCCCACCAGGGTGCCTGGAGATCATCTGCTGATCGAGTATAAGCCAGCGCGTTTGCAGTTTCTTCTCCGGCGCTCGAGTGCACCTCCCTTTTACTTTGCATCACCCTTCTACCTTCACCCAAGCTCATTACCATAACGAACACACAGGACAAGACCGCCGCGAACGGCATGTCACTTCCCATTGGCAAGCGACCATTTCCCCGCAGCACCGCGTGCGAGCGTACCCGCTACGCACGCAGCATTTACCTCTGGACTCTTTCACAATGGGACGAAAACCGGGCCGACATTGAGTGAGTCCCAGGTTGGCAGTTGCAAGTTGCGAGTGTGCGCCACATTCCATCAATACCATACCAGCCACTAACGCCAAGACGACGCACAGCTACAGTCGCACTTGatgccatcctcgccggcgagcGTGTCGGAATATCCTCCGGTACAAGCAGCGTCAACTCTGTCGATGACAAGATGGGTTTCTTCCAAGTGATCACCATTGAACCCGCGTCAGATTCCTCGGACAATGCCACCCCTGGCAACGATTTGTAAGCCTAGCCCATCCATGATCCCATGATACCATCGTAATTGTGTTTGTACAAGCCTGTTTGTATTGCTTGGGCTTTGCTGTATGCATAGTTCAGCATCAACGTCCGAACTCTTTGAGTCGGGACTAGGGACTAAGAGCGAGGCTCCGTGGCCGCCGATACTAAACAGAGTGTGGTAGCGTGGCAGGTGCCAAGACAAGGGAGTGGGTTGGAGTCGTTCCCTCCACTTTTGCCACGTGGGATGGCAACCGTGGGAGACATTTGAGTGGATGGGAGTGGATTGGATTTGGTCGCCACTCAGCTAGAGCTTGAACACCAAAGTCGCGACACTACTACCTTCCTCAGGTCCGCGacaccttccccccacccaactcacatcactcaccctcccacGTCCTATCCTGCTCCCACTCATCGCACATCACCACCACTACAttctcgacgtcgcctgCATGGACCTGCCACCGCCATGTCGGTAGTCGGCGAAGCCCCACCTGGAGCTGGCCCCGCCAGCGCGGTAGAGCCAgcttcctcatccctcacTCCCTCATCTACACCAGTCGAACCTtccgcctccaccactccccatcctcccagCTCTCCTTCAGCtcccccgccgcgcgcgtcAAGAAGAGCTCAGCGATCCACACGGCCAACCACAGGGTccgcacctccacctccggCGATTTCCGACGTCGCAAGGCCTGCCTACTTGtacgccaccgccgcatCCCGCACCCACCATGCTAACCCACAGCTTCCCCCTCAACAACAACTCTACAAAGTCTATGGAATGCGAGCCGGAGCCAATACCCGACGACCTCATCGTGATGCCTGAAGACGACCCCGGCGCACTGGCCGGGATTCCCGTGTTTAAACCCACCTACGACGAGTTCAAGGTATGTTATGGACGTGGATAAGCTGACCCGACAGGACTTTGACGTGTACATGGAGCGCGTTGCCCCGTGGGGCCAGCGCTCGAGCATTGTCAAGATCATCCCGCCAAAGGAGTGGGTCGATGCGGTTAACCTCATCAGTCCGCGCGAGATGAGCGAGCTCCAGATCAGAAGCCCTATAGAGCAACAGATGTTGGGCAAGAATGGCGTGTTCGTACAGCGCAACATTGAGCGCAACCGCAACAGGCCTCTCAGCGTGCAAGAGTGGTTCAAGAAGTGCTCGCACGACGACTTCCTGACCCCGGATCCTCGGCAGGGCGACCGTACTGTCGACCGTGACTCGaaggacgcgcgcgcatGGCAGCGCGAACGAGTTGCCACAATCAAGGCTGAGAAGCTTGCTAAgcgggaggcggcgctcaaACGTAagcaggagcgcgacgcgaagaaggccgaggagcaggcAGCGGCAGACTGCGCCAACCCTGATTCGAGCTCATTCCGCACTCCACCCGGAAGCCAgaacagcgacgacgacgtgcccGAGTTGGAGGACGCGTCACACACCTCCAACTCGGATGGCGAACCAATAGCCACCCCCGAGTTGTCGTCGCCCGCGAAACGCAACTCAAGACGCGAGCCAGAATCAAAGCTGTCGCCAGTCGACCCATTCTACGAGACGGCCGACTTCAAAAAGAACTGGCTGCCGGCTGGTGCGACACAGGACGATTTTACAGTGTCTGGTTGTGCAAACATTGAGAAGAAGTTCTGGAAATCGATCGGCATGGCGCGTTCGAGCTGGTACGGAGCCGATCTTGCGGGATCACTCTTCGCCGACCCCCAAACGCCCTGGAACGTCGCTCACCTCCCGAACCTCTTGCAGCGCATCAAGGACAGGCTCCCAGGTGTCAACACGCCTTATCTTTACTTTGGCATgtggcgcgccgccttctcgtggcacgtcgaggacatggaccTCTTCTCAATCAACTACATCCATTTCGGTGCGCCGAAGTTCTGGTACGCCGTCCCgcaggccgacgccgatCGTTTCGAGACTGTCACGAGGAGCTACTTCTCCAACGACGCAAACGGATGTGACCAGTTCATGCGCCACAAGAGCTGCACGCTGTCGCCGAccaagctcgcgcaggaGGGTATTCGCGTTAACAAGCTCGTCCATTTCCAGAATGAGTTCGtcatcaccttccctcgcgGCTACCACGCCGGCTTCAACATGGGCTTTAACTGCGCCGAGAGCGTCAACTTTGCGCTTCCGTACTGGCTCGAGATcggcaagaaggccaaggcgtGCACCTGTGTCAACTTCAGCGTGCGCATCGATGTCGACCGCCTTCTGcactcgccgtcgccgacgcccgatgccgaggccaagatcgaggaggtgccAAAACGACCACGGAAACGCAAATCTACTGACGCGCCCACTCCACGCCAGCCACGCGCCAGGAGGCGAAGGACAGAGAATTCATCCGCCCGGCCGTCCGTCGCTCCGTCTGAGGAGAGCCCAGTCAGagtcaaggtcgaggagccTGCACCGCCTCCCAAGCTCCCGGTCATCCGATTACGCATCCCGCAGCAGTTTCTGGAATTGTCAAAACAGGACAAGCCAAAGTCCAGTATCATACGCGAGACCCCGAAGCCCCCATGCGTCCTTTGTCCGTCGCTGGCGATGGACGACCTGGCGCCAGTGTACCAGCCATCGGACGCGATCCGGGCCCTGTCGGCCACTCCGGGCGTCAACGCGCATGTGTCGTGTGCCATCGCCGTCCCAGAGGCTTA
Above is a genomic segment from Cutaneotrichosporon cavernicola HIS019 DNA, chromosome: 1 containing:
- a CDS encoding uncharacterized protein (Fungal specific transcription factor domain) is translated as MDDDGDMSDGGADGAKRPRLRLAHACDRCRKRKIRCDTQQPCGPCSATKNECTFNTPSRRVAKPKPSSRSSSATGLKRPHSPSRGSSSYQASLEARLATLESLLRDVPPNVHNAYLSTLDARLASGQGGGIAQGRGEGTSVGAEALLGGGTAIGAASFSPNFGLKPDAPFTPSWSTNTTMAGAWAGGRGLRRRDERAMDDMARRMENLSFFYEDEIGQAKWQGATSGFPLLEMLTAEQAGGDDEEEDGSSPASTVEVRPTRAAPSPPHRVGRVDRRASSVGGGRSHSKARSSSAHSTRRERFFPDRNPRPHQTLNPEASWKVITGVIPPDLMDTLVRCYLSTSHLLWPFLHVPSFLADYANPQQWGEPGFACFIVAVCTLSSRHVDDPRVRANPADPSTAGKQYFELFKRLRDLPSADRPTLYSIQAAFLAAIYAFGLGNLSKAFALQAESVTLCLDGGLHRSVDAYDHFNAVERETRKRTFWSIYAWDKQSAALFGRPPIIHLRDCDVDEPLITDDDNLTVDGAKEQPNPETSRLCAFVAAIRLHIVLEGVIDSSVQASVFPTSSFLARASAVISHRAPLSDSLRDEEALLEEWTRILPNYWKYDSETANSRDPIRITQAERLHCLEHLVKMIIYRHRFSGFVLQPAATVEDRACHLEWCKRAMQCALTIIADHVHISQRGMMTYYGVHVIHQLAQAGRTLVAVILNCKNPEFRPLISPSIEGLRSCVGLLRRFSGRYLCGLRSADIIDEFCRVCNIPVDSPRVPDSAGRPSPAWLRPVRKRTSLSPAPSHLRSLRVAEDLPFIGQNQDMLSTHPELSTGVVPTDLESLFNTSEYLDISAMDVTSPARNPGIGATPASLNPFGLGEPSAPFDRLETLSPNENLGGIPTVFQQQQHLQQAQAQAQALLNSQALNGSTSAMEGIQLNSTPNGGLGNGDLTGDTKSSHGLSAATILSLLEEGTFDYGSIFTDQAPLGDFTFSTDVIAENGPHSVGR